One Phaseolus vulgaris cultivar G19833 chromosome 4, P. vulgaris v2.0, whole genome shotgun sequence DNA window includes the following coding sequences:
- the LOC137838273 gene encoding uncharacterized protein, producing the protein MPITKAPASPPHLEAPLAVQAQEDGGESQHQTPPAPPASASSLPDSFRETLGPFAAQLKAMAEGFPSLVTRAATDSLKRLQQENLELKESNLIIKTKAEKLTCNLLMTEMEHSRLEDALEAELRNTRKEASDLRQKLHTQLQEKIDLESKLVPFRVKVADLEAAQKAEASKMEKIEKRLAEREVLLGKVEAERDKALTELTEAREETKRIAAELAQARDESKKAAEELARAHEEREDLKKQAYELNQSAAQVLTAGFDAALEQIACQYPELDLSMLSICNEVVDGKIVPSED; encoded by the coding sequence ATGCCTATAACAAAAGCCCCAGCCTCACCACCACACCTTGAAGCCCCCCTTGCTGTGCAAGCTCAAGAGGATGGTGGTGAAAGTCAACATCAAACTCCACCAGCACCTCCAGCATCAGCCTCAAGTCTCCCAGATTCCTTCAGGGAGACCTTGGGACCCTTTGCAGCTCAGCTAAAGGCCATGGCGGAAGGTTTCCCTTCGCTTGTAACAAGAGCTGCGACGGATTCGCTCAAGAGGCTCCAACAGGAAAATCTCGAGCTCAAAGAGTCGAATCTCATCATAAAGACTAAGGCTGAAAAGCTCACATGCAATCTGCTGATGACGGAGATGGAacattcaaggctggaggatgCGCTGGAAGCGGAACTAAGGAACACACGCAAGGaagcctccgatctgcgccaaaaGCTGCACACTCAACTCCAAGAAAAGATTGACCTGGAGAGCAAACTTGTCCCATTTAGGGTCAAAGTGGCAGATTTGGAGGCTGCACAAAAAGCTGAAGCTTCCAAGATGGAGAAGATCGAAAAAAGATTAGCAGAGAGGGAGGTCCTCTTGGGGAAGGTCGAAGCTGAGAGGGACAAGGCTCTCACTGAGCTCACCGAAGCTCGTGAGGAAACTAAAAGaattgctgcagagctggcccaagcTCGGGACGAGAGCAAGAAAGCTGCTGAAGAACTGGCTCGGGCTCATGAGGAGAGAGAAGATTTGAAGAAACAAGCGTACGAGCTCAACCAAAGCGCGGCTCAGGTCCTCACCGCCGGGTTTGACGCCGCTCTGGAGCAAATAGCATGCCAATATCcggagctcgacctctccatgttatcgatctgcaacgaagtggtggatgggaagattgtgCCTTCTGAAGACTAA
- the LOC137838272 gene encoding uncharacterized protein: MAQMMEMMRTLQENVEASRAEQAKMHEDLVASQARNEELSKVNEELRQSLHEKRGRTTVEEVAPSSPPRVFPMPFAQAIMDTVVPASIVAVKASFTGVEDPEAHLTAFHTQMMLFQQFSKLFVDQYIVNKALPMVSYDLFDVRQHQGESLRDYLNRFGAQIVRLPGNDEEMFVHAFKKGMLPGLFSESLIRSHPATFAEIRRRAVAHIAAESEVAEKRGNVAPTKPRAQTRIQPQRVLETAAAKKDQRTRHPYDPKKNKGRGPGRPREFNRPQRYEFVMGLADLITIPNIAARLKVLEKVSDKVLGPKPDTWCEFHKSFGHSLDSCLALGYQLAELVECGFLKDYLLHKRTGQASSSQPASSEGQQHEVPIHGEIHTIAGGFSGGGSTAVKAL, from the exons ATGGCGcaaatgatggagatgatgcgCACGTTGCAAGAGAATGTGGAGGCGTCACGTGCTGAGCAAGCGAAGATGCACGAAGACCTGGTCGCATCTCAGGCCAGAAAcgaagagctcagcaaggttaatgaggagctgcgtcaatcTCTTCACGAGAAGAGAGGACGCACAACTGTTGAAGAAGTTGCACCGTCGTCACCACCGCGCGTTTTTCcgatgccgtttgctcaggcgatcatgGACACGGTGGTCCCTGCGAGCATAGTGGCTGTGAAAGcctctttcaccggcgtggaggatcctgaagcacatctcaccgcgtttcatacgcagatgatgct tttccaGCAGTTCTCTaagcttttcgtcgaccagtacatcgtgaacaaggcgcTACCTATGGTGTCTTATGACTTGTTCGACGTAAGGCAgcatcagggagagtccctcagggactatttgAATAGGTTTGGAGCACAGATAGTCCGCTTGCCTGGCAATGACGAGGAGATGTTTGTGcatgccttcaaaaagggcatGCTGCCTGGACTTTTCAGCGAGTCGctgattaggagccaccccgccacgtttgctgaaatccggcgacgtgctgtggctcacatcgccgctgaGAGTGAGGTTGCAGAAAAGAGAGGGAACGTGGCTCCTACTAAGCCACGGGCCCAAACTAGAattcagccgcagagggtgttggagacggcggcggccaagaaggatcaaaggactcgtcatccttacgatccaaagaaaaacaaggggagaGGGCCAGGGCGGCCTAGAGAGTTCAACCGCCCCCAAAGGTACGAGTTCGTCATGGGATTGGCAGACCTGATCACCATCCCTaacatagctgccaggcttAAAGTGCTTGAGAAAGTTTcagacaaggtgttgggaccaaaaccGGACacatggtgcgaattccacaaaAGTTTTGGTCACTCCCTTGATTCGTGCTTGGCTCTGGGTTACCAACTCGCCGAATTGGTCGAGTGTGGTTtcttgaaggattacttgctgcACAAGAGAACGGGGcaagcgtcgagctcccagccggcgagcAGTGAGGGCCAGCAGCATGAGGTGCCcattcacggcgagatccacaccatagctggaggTTTCTCAGGGGGTGGATCTACTgcagttaaagccttgtaa